From a single Chrysiogenia bacterium genomic region:
- the ispD gene encoding 2-C-methyl-D-erythritol 4-phosphate cytidylyltransferase, translating to MRVHAVIPAAGSGTRMGPGQKKQFRLIAGEPVLAYAVRALCGSGLIDSLTLAVPEDEIAQVAEAILPLAGDLSAQVVVGGADRQASVWNGIQGVEDAAEGDLILVHDGVRPFLTKALLAEVIGAAKEHGAASVGVPAKDTIKIVDEARVVQRTPPREHCWQTQTPQVFRYEIIRAAHERALAETPDARGTDDAGLVERFGGKVVMTMGIYENIKITTPEDLAVAEVFAAHLAGQGEEK from the coding sequence ATGAGAGTCCACGCCGTCATTCCCGCCGCAGGCAGCGGCACCCGCATGGGGCCGGGCCAGAAGAAGCAGTTCCGCCTGATCGCGGGAGAGCCGGTGCTGGCCTACGCGGTGCGCGCGCTCTGCGGGAGCGGCCTGATCGACTCGCTCACGCTCGCCGTGCCCGAGGACGAGATCGCCCAGGTCGCTGAAGCGATCCTGCCGCTTGCCGGGGATCTGAGCGCGCAGGTGGTCGTCGGCGGCGCCGACCGGCAGGCCTCGGTGTGGAACGGCATCCAGGGCGTCGAGGACGCGGCCGAGGGCGACCTCATCCTGGTTCACGACGGCGTGCGGCCATTCCTGACCAAAGCGCTGCTCGCCGAGGTCATCGGCGCCGCCAAAGAGCACGGCGCCGCGAGCGTGGGCGTGCCGGCCAAGGACACCATCAAAATTGTCGACGAGGCGCGCGTGGTGCAGCGCACGCCGCCGCGCGAGCATTGCTGGCAAACCCAGACGCCGCAGGTCTTTCGCTACGAGATCATCCGTGCCGCGCACGAGCGCGCGCTCGCCGAAACCCCAGATGCGCGCGGCACCGACGACGCGGGCCTTGTCGAGCGCTTTGGCGGCAAGGTCGTGATGACCATGGGCATTTACGAGAACATCAAGATCACCACGCCCGAAGACCTGGCTGTGGCGGAAGTCTTCGCCGCGCACCTGGCAGGGCAGGGAGAGGAAAAATGA